One region of Quercus lobata isolate SW786 chromosome 2, ValleyOak3.0 Primary Assembly, whole genome shotgun sequence genomic DNA includes:
- the LOC115961707 gene encoding uncharacterized protein LOC115961707, whose protein sequence is MGTQGENQEGTSAKRRDQEGPEGSNAPSRLKRQDMSCPSVTDMAQPHIVAEMQAMKEQMDVMMNALKGRVSSDLDDLVQQTDSPFTASVNSFPLPPKFRMPQVENYDGNKDPLDHLESFKTLMHLQGVLDEIICRAFPTTLKGPARIWFSRLTPNSISTFKELSAQFASHFIGGHKYKKSTACLISIKQREDETLRSYITRFNKEALSIDEANDNILVAAFTNGLRKGKFLFSLYKNDPKTMSDVLYRATKYMNAEDALLAREKRERQEDTR, encoded by the coding sequence ATGGGTACCCAAGGGGAAAATCAAGAAGGTACCAGTGCCAAGCGAAGAGACCAAGAGGGGCCGGAAGGTAGTAATGCCCCAAGCAGACTTAAGCGACAAGATATGAGCTGTCCATCCGTCACTGATATGGCTCAACCCCACATtgtcgcggagatgcaggcgatgaaggaacagatggatgTCATGATGAACGCCCTCAAAGGACGGGTGTCCAGTGACCTTGATGATCTGGTCCAACAAACTGACTCGCCGTTCACCGCgtccgtcaactccttcccccttcCACCAAAGTTCCGTATGCCGCAAGTGGAAAACTACGACGGAAACAAAGACCCTCTAGATCATTTGGAGTCCTtcaagaccttgatgcaccttcagggggTACTCGACGAAATCATATGCAGAGCTTTCCCCACCACGCTGAAGGGTCCCGCAAGGATATGGTTTAGCAGGCTGACGCCTAACTCCATCAGTactttcaaggagctaagcgccCAGTTTGCTTcgcacttcatcggaggacacAAGTATAAGAAGTCTACAGCATGCTTGATAAGCATCAAGCAGCGGGAAGATGAGACGCTAAGGTCTTACATAACACGCTTTAACAAAGAGGCGCTTTCAATTGATGAAGCTAACGACAACATACTTGTAGCCGCTTTCACAAATGGGCTGCGGAAGGGTAAGTTCCTATTTTCACTATATAAGAATGACCCGAAGACTATGTCGGACGTGCTTTATAGGGcaaccaagtacatgaatgctgagGACGCGCTTCTGGCtcgagagaagagagaaaggcaAGAGGATACGCGATAG
- the LOC115961715 gene encoding G-type lectin S-receptor-like serine/threonine-protein kinase LECRK1 yields MVAIFLFLLITQFSTTIAQERNLNISLGSSLSPKNNSYWLSSSGQFAFGFYKKDNGFALGIWMEAIQQKTVIWTANRDDPPLPQDVDLSFSSDGMIITQNQGLLTIVINAPQQSAFSASMLDTGNFVLYNSSSMIIWQSFDFPTDTMLPGQRLLAIKNLVSSISETNHASGKFQLIMQGDGNLVQYPASNPKPENAYWYSKTSTAGEKVSLNLDGNGRLYLLNTTTGLIVKDFHGIGSLSNKTIYRLTIGFDGILRLYSHSLNQGDDWVSEWSPTSNKCDPIGLCGPNSYCTLLDQEPVCTCPPGFGFIDQEQKILGCKRTFSTDGCISKNRDTFSLRELERIAWEDNAYSNITSSKADCREDCLMDCNCDVVLFKDQLCRKQMLPLRYGRIQDGDQGGTTIIKVGVIKKERKKHLPIILFGSVTILVFALVVLAITSILIYRYRAWKNKNIENDGLIEDVTLRSYTYAELDKATNGFLNELGRGGFGTVFKGVMPNGRRVVAVKRLENVVAEGEREFRNEMKAIGRTCHKNLVKLYGYCHDGNNRLLVYEYMSNGSLAKFLFESERKPSWDEKTRIALNVARGILYLHEECETQIIHCDIKPENILMDEHKCAKIADFGLAKLLMPNQTRTYTGIRGTRGYVAPEWHGNLPITAKADVYSFGIMLFEIICGRRHVDMDLPEDEVVLANWVYDCFQAGELDKLVKDEEVERNKLERMVRVGLWCIQDEPSLRPPIKKVVLMLEGTVEIPAPPSPTSFLSSMEVN; encoded by the coding sequence ATGGTTGCaatatttcttttccttctaattaCTCAATTCTCAACTACAATTGCTCAAGAAAGAAATCTCAATATTAGCTTGGGTTCTTCCCTCTCTCCAAAAaacaattcatattggttgtcAAGTTCTGGCCAATTTGCTTTTGGCTTCTACAAGAAAGACAATGGCTTTGCATTAGGCATCTGGATGGAAGCAATTCAGCAAAAAACAGTCATATGGACAGCAAACCGGGACGACCCGCCACTTCCCCAAGATGTCGACTTGAGTTTCAGTAGTGATGGCATGATCATTACACAGAACCAAGGCCTACTGACAATAGTAATAAATGCTCCTCAGCAGTCAGCTTTCTCAGCTTCCATGCTCGACACTGGAAACTTTGTCCTCTACAATTCAAGTTCGATGATTATATGGCAAAGTTTCGATTTTCCAACAGACACCATGTTACCCGGGCAGCGTCTCTTGGCGATCAAGAATCTTGTCTCCAGCATCTCTGAGACAAACCATGCAAGTggaaagtttcaacttataatgCAGGGAGATGGGAACTTGGTGCAATACCCGGCAAGCAATCCAAAACCGGAGAATGCTTACTGGTACTCGAAAACATCCACTGCTGGAGAAAAAGTGAGTTTAAATCTTGATGGTAATGGCCGTCTTTACCTGCTCAATACTACTACTGGCTTAATTGTAAAGGATTTCCACGGAATAGGTAGCCTTTCTAATAAAACAATCTATCGTTTGACAATTGGTTTTGATGGAATACTGCGATTATATTCTCATAGCTTGAATCAAGGTGATGATTGGGTAAGTGAGTGGTCACCAACTAGCAATAAATGTGATCCTATAGGCCTCTGTGGCCCAAATTCATATTGTACTCTCCTGGATCAGGAACCAGTTTGTACGTGTCCTCCTGGTTTTGGTTTCATTGACCAGGAGCAGAAGATTTTGGGCTGCAAGAGAACTTTTAGCACAGATGGTTGCATCAGCAAAAATAGAGACACATTTTCTCTTCGGGAATTGGAACGTATTGCATGGGAAGACAACGCGTATTCAAATATCACATCAAGCAAAGCTGACTGTAGAGAAGACTGCTTGATGGACTGCAACTGTGACGTTGTATTATTTAAAGACCAGCTATGCAGAAAACAAATGCTTCCTCTAAGATATGGGAGAATACAAGATGGTGATCAAGGTGGGACAACTATAATCAAGGTAGGAGTaatcaaaaaggaaagaaagaaacatcTGCCAATTATCTTATTTGGCAGTGTTacaattttggtttttgccctTGTTGTTCTTGCAATTACCAGTATTCTCATTTACAGATATCGTGcctggaaaaacaaaaatattgagAATGATGGGTTGATTGAAGATGTTACTCTACGATCATATACATATGCGGAGCTTGATAAGGCTACTAATGGTTTCTTGAATGAATTGGGTAGAGGAGGTTTCGGGACAGTTTTTAAAGGGGTCATGCCCAATGGCAGGAGAGTGGTGGCTGTCAAGAGACTAGAAAATGTGGTGGCTGAAGGTGAAAGAGAATTTCGAAATGAGATGAAAGCAATTGGGAGAACCTGTCACAAAAATCTTGTTAAGTTGTATGGTTACTGTCATGATGGAAACAATCGGCTTTTGGTCTATGAGTACATGAGCAATGGCTCACTAGCAAAATTCCTCTTTGAATCTGAAAGAAAGCCTAGTTGGGATGAAAAAACTAGAATAGCTTTGAATGTTGCTCGAGGCATCCTCTATTTACATGAAGAGTGTGAGACCCAGATCATCCACTGCGACATCAAACCTGAAAATATACTAATGGATGAACACAAGTGTGCCAAAATTGctgattttggtttggccaaGCTGCTGATGCCTAACCAAACAAGGACATACACTGGGATTAGAGGAACAAGGGGGTATGTTGCACCTGAGTGGCATGGAAATTTGCCCATAACAGCGAAAGCTGATGTCTACAGCTTTGGGATCATGTTGTTTGAGATCATATGTGGTCGAAGGCATGTGGATATGGATCTTCCAGAGGATGAAGTGGTTCTTGCAAATTGGGTCTATGATTGTTTTCAGGCTGGTGAATTGGATAAGCTGGTGAAGGATGAAGAGGTGGAGAGGAACAAGTTGGAGAGAATGGTTAGGGTGGGACTTTGGTGCATCCAGGATGAGCCATCACTTCGCCCTCCAATAAAGAAGGTGGTGCTGATGTTGGAAGGGACAGTGGAGATACCAGCTCCTCCTAGTCCTACATCCTTTCTCAGTTCCATGGAAGTTAATTGA